One genomic window of Quercus lobata isolate SW786 chromosome 9, ValleyOak3.0 Primary Assembly, whole genome shotgun sequence includes the following:
- the LOC115960583 gene encoding GEM-like protein 1 yields MSGESDQKHSTTKPTAESDPKLHNDKNSANSPLSTDYAPYPKLDPNDVDPPPPPQVDTWSNVPMQSQPKSQPSIPTENPVHSEARAPIADDAATTMPTESNPYVSPAPAPAPSSVKNTVESVKDVLGKWGKKAAEATKKAEDLAGNMWQHLKTGPSFADAAVGRIAQGTKVLAEGGYEKIFRSTFETVPEEKLQKTYAAYLSTSAGPVMGTLYLSTAKLAFCSDNPLSYKTGDQTEWSYYKVVIPLHQLRAVNPSTSKVKPGEKYIQVISVDNHEFWFMGFVNYDSAVKNLQGVVPPHSL; encoded by the exons ATGAGTGGTGAATCTGATCAAAAGCACTCAACAACGAAGCCAACTGCTGAGTCTGATCCAAAATTACACAACGATAAAAATAGCGCTAATTCTCCTCTCTCCACCGACTATGCTCCTTACCCTAAGCTCGATCCAAACGACGTCGATCCTCCGCCGCCTCCTCAAGTCGACACGTGGAGCAACGTTCCCATGCAATCGCAGCCGAAATCGCAACCGTCAATTCCGACGGAGAATCCAGTGCACAGCGAAGCTAGGGCTCCGATCGCCGACGACGCCGCCACCACCATGCCGACCGAATCCAATCCATATGTATCTCCTGCTCCGGCGCCGGCTCCTTCCTCCGTCAAGA ATACGGTGGAGTCGGTGAAAGATGTGCTTGGGAAATGGGGGAAGAAGGCGGCGGAGGCAACCAAGAAGGCTGAGGATCTCGCTGGGAACATGTGGCAACACT TGAAAACGGGTCCTAGTTTTGCTGATGCTGCTGTGGGAAGAATTGCGCAAGGAACAAAAGTTCTTGCAGAAGGTGGTTATGAGAAGATCTTTCGATCAACTTTTGAGACTGTGCCTGAGGAGAAGCTTCAAAAGACATATGCTGCCTATCTATCCACATCTGCTGGACCAGTAATGGGAACTTTATATCTGTCCACAGCAAAACTTGcattttgtagtgacaatccaCTTTCTTACAAAACTGGTGACCAGACTGAATGGAGCTATTACAAG GTGGTTATTCCATTACATCAGTTGAGGGCAGTGAATCCGTCAACAAGCAAAGTCAAGCCAGGGGAAAAATACATACAGGTTATCTCTGTTGACAACCATGAATTTTGGTTTATGGGCTTTGTAAACTATGATAGCGCAGTGAAAAATCTTCAAGGGGTAGTGCCACCTCACAGCTTATGA
- the LOC115961312 gene encoding uncharacterized protein LOC115961312 — translation MENRLEFGMMLGCPPWNIQVLSNPVTSFEDMKVNDLIDPVSKQWDAGLLQGLFNSQEVELIMSIPLCHTYIEDKLIWPYTYSGNYTVKSESEFHALWECSALTSVWNSVLELRLHHDQNVHTVSELIKLIHDEGKDINLLAMILWTMWYRRNKLKTTNEDYPVSQVSTNAKQALTEYHHANQVITLQSPICTCPRVKWSPPPAKNFKVNFDGATFKEIRKAGLGVVIRNSLGQPIASLSKLVNLPYSSDIVEVMAAARAIYFAQEIGLNSFILEGDSEAVIKCLRSDDDSFSPFGHILAAAKATTETSCCILFSHIRRLGNSVAHNLTKHARHVRGFLVWMEDVPPHLQAILSADNG, via the exons ATGGAGAATCGATTGGAGTTTGGAATGATGCTTGGCTGCCCTCCTTGGAATATCCAAGTGTTATCAAATCCGGTGACAAGCTTTGAAGATATGAAAGTTAATGATCTTATAGACCCAGTTTCAAAGCAATGGGATGCAGGTTTATTGCAGGGATTATTCAACTCTCAAGAGGTCGAATTGATAATGAGTATACCTTTGTGTCACACTTATATTGAGGACAAGCTGATATGGCCATATACATATTCGGGTAACTACACTGTGAAGTCTG AAAGTGAATTCCATGCCCTTTGGGAATGCTCGGCACTCACATCAGTTTGGAACTCAGTCCTAGAGCTACGGCTTCACCATGATCAGAATGTACATACTGTTTCAGAACTCATCAAACTCATTCATGATGAAGGAAAAGACATCAATTTGCTTGCCATGATCCTTTGGACAATGTGGTATCGCCGGAATAAGCTCAAAACCACTAATGAAGATTATCCAGTCAGCCAAGTCTCCACGAATGCAAAGCAAGCACTCACCGAGTATCACCATGCAAACCAGGTCATAACGCTCCAATCCCCAATTTGCACTTGTCCTCGGGTCAAATGGAGCCCACCCCCTGCAAAAAACTTCAAGGTGAACTTTGACGGAGCCACATTCAAAGAGATACGTAAGGCTGGCCTTGGCGTCGTGATCCGGAACTCCCTAGGACAACCAATTGCTTCCTTATCTAAATTGGTGAATCTGCCATACTCTTCCGATATTGTTGAAGTAATGGCTGCAGCTAGAGCCATTTACTTTGCTCAAGAAATTGGCTTAAATTCCTTTATCCTTGAAGGCGATTCTGAAGCTGTGATCAAGTGCCTTAGAAGTGATGACGACTCCTTTTCTCCTTTTGGTCATATCCTTGCAGCAGCCAAAGCTACCACAGAGACCAGttgttgtattttattttcccaTATTCGTAGACTTGGTAACTCTGTTGCTCACAACCTAACTAAACATGCAAGACATGTTAGAGGTTTTTtggtgtggatggaggatgttcctccacaCCTTCAAGCTATACTTTCAGCCGATAATGGCtag
- the LOC115962082 gene encoding zinc-finger homeodomain protein 2-like, with translation MEFEEEEEEEHEEEEEDMEIPTPPAPAYELPVTNSASGKPKVLVGPNNNHPTTSSATTTTMTRYRECLKNHALGMGGHALDGCGEFLAAGEEGTLDALKCAACNCHRNFHRKEVNDHHHHHRSSSEVYHHYQQQFTPYYHHQHRSPQPPHHSGYLHMTTTLSQHHQRPPLALPAASGGGGQDLEDMSNPSSSGGGGGGGGGTSSGGGSKKRFRTKFSQEQKEKMLQFAESVGWKIQKHDEAAVDQFCAETGVRRQVLKVWMHNNKHTLGKKP, from the coding sequence atgGAATtcgaggaggaggaggaggaggagcatgaagaagaagaagaagacatggAAATTCCAACACCACCAGCACCTGCGTACGAATTACCGGTTACCAACTCAGCCAGTGGTAAGCCCAAAGTACTGGTGGGTCCCAACAACAACCACCCCACCACTTCTtctgccaccaccaccacgaTGACCAGATACAGAGAATGCTTGAAGAACCACGCGTTGGGTATGGGAGGCCACGCGTTGGACGGTTGCGGCGAGTTCTTGGCAGCCGGAGAGGAAGGTACGCTCGACGCGCTGAAATGCGCCGCCTGTAACTGCCATCGTAACTTCCACCGCAAGGAAGTTAacgatcatcatcatcatcatcgatCATCATCAGAAGTCTACCACCACTATCAACAACAATTCACACcttattatcatcatcaacatcgatctccacaaccaccacatcaTAGTGGGTACTTGCACATGACCACCACGTTGTCTCAGCATCATCAAAGACCGCCTTTGGCTTTGCCAGCTGCTTCAGGCGGTGGCGGTCAAGATTTGGAGGACATGTCAAACCCTAGTAGcagtggtggtggcggtggtggtggtggtgggacTAGTAGTGGTGGTGGGTCAAAGAAGAGGTTTAGAACAAAGTTTAGCCAGGAACAGAAGGAGAAGATGCTTCAATTTGCGGAGAGCGTAGGGTGGAAGATTCAGAAGCACGATGAAGCTGCGGTGGATCAGTTCTGTGCAGAGACAGGTGTGAGAAGGCAAGTACTCAAGGTCTGGATGCACAACAACAAGCACACCCTAggtaagaaaccctaa